The nucleotide sequence GCGCCGTGATCCTGGCGATCCACGGCGGCATGGCGCACGCGGGCGATTACGTCACGCCGGCGCTGACCTTCCGCCAACATGGCTTCGCCACCGCCAGCTTCGACATGGTGGGCCACGATGGCAAGCGCAAGGTGGATATCCCTTCGTTCGAGGCCTTCCTCGACGACGAGGAACTGTTCCTCGCCTGGATCAAGCAGGCGTATCCGGGCTTGCCGATTTTCGTCATGGGCCATTCAATGGGGGGCTTGATCGCCACGCACCTTGGCCTGCGCCGTTTTGCGGGCGACCCGGCCATCCGGGGTTTCATTATCTCCTCGCCGTATTACGTGAATGCGATTCCCGTGCCGAAGGTGCTGCAGATGCTGTCCGGCTGGCTGGCCAAGCGCTACCCCACGATGAAGGTGCCGCTGGGCAACCTGACCATGTTGCTGACGCACGATCAAACCATCACCGCGCGCCATTTTCAGGATGAGCGCGATGGCATACGCGCCAGTGCAGCGTCGGTGCGCTTCGCCCATGCCTTGACGTCGGCGCAAAAGGAACTGGCGGGCGGCTTGTCGGATTGGCGCTTCCCCCTGTTTGCCGTGGTGGCGGGCGACGACAAGCTGGCCAACAGCCGCGCCACGGAAAGCCTGCTGCGCAGCGTGCCCGAGGGCCTGCTCGACTATCATTACTATCCGGCCAATTACCACGAGAATTTCAATGAAGTGAACCGCGACGTGATCTTTGCCGCCATCCTGGCCTGGATCGAAAAGCTGCTCCCACCCGTGCCGGCGTGAGTCGCAGGTATCGTTATAATCGGATAAATTGATTTTATCGCCGGCGCGCCGGCCCGGTCCCCGCGGCACAGGGGAATACTCAAGGAACGAACGATGCGCTTGCTGATTGCCCTGATACTCCCGTGGCTGACCTTTTTCACCATCGGCCGCCCCATTGCCGGCATCATTTGCCTGATCCTGCAAATCACCTTGATCGGCTGGCTGCCAGCCACGATCTGGGCCGTTTATGCGCTGAGCCAGTACAAGACGGACCAGAAGATCGCCGAAGCCATGCGCCGGCGCTGATCGTGTTCTAAGGCTGGCCTAAGCTGCGCTTCCTATCTTGATTCAAGCAATATGAGGAGAGTGAGATGGCACCAGACAGACGCGGTACCCTGAGCCTGGCGGCGGTAATGCTGGCAGCCGGGCTGTTGCTGGGAAGTGCGGTGCAAGCCCAAACCGACAGCGCACTTCCGCCCGTGCAAAAGAGCGGCGCGGTGGAATATCTGAGCGGCGGTATCGGCCTCGACGAGTCGACTGCCATCAAGAGCGCCAGCCGGCATTGGCCCTTGAGCCTGGTGTTTTCCGTGCAGGCGGGGGGCAAGGCGGAATTTGCCTCCGACGTGAAGCTGGAAATACACGATGCCAAGGGCGCGCAGGTGCTTGAAACGACGGCCAGCGGACCGTTCCTGCTGGCGAAACTGCCGCCGGGCAGCTACAGCTTGCGCGCCACCCTTGCCGGCAATACTTTGGCGCGCAAGGTGCAAGTCAAGGCGGGATCGTCCGCGCGCGTTGAGCTGGTCTGGGCGGCGGGAACGAACCAGGGCCGGCCTTGATGCCCGGCGACGGCAAGGCGTCCGAACGGGGCTTGTCGGCGCATATCCTGCCCACATCGGCGACGATGGTCGGCGTGTGCATGACGGTGCTGTCGATCGGGCACCTGGCGCCGCGCGGCGAGGTGCGCGTGGCCATCGACAAGCTGCTCGCCGTCGATGCCATCGTCTTTCTCGTCAGCGCCGTGCTTTCGTTCATGTCGCTGCGCCCCGGCCAGTCGCGCTTGCGCTACGAATGGTGGGGTGAACTGCTGTTCATTTGCGGCCTGGCCCTGCTGGCGCTGGGTGCCGTGGTGCTGGCCTTCGTCATCAACTGATCTCGGTCAGTTGACATCGAATCAGCTGACCGCGAGCACGCGTCCTTCGGCGGCGCTTTGCAGCGCCAGTTCGATCAGGCGTATTGTCGCTGCCGCATCCTCGGCTGCTACGGGCGCCGGTGCGCCGTGGCGGATGGCGTCGGCCATGCCCTGGTAAAAGTCCTGGTAGCGGCCCGCCTGCATGTCGAGGTGTTCAAAATGTCCATCCGGCTGGGTACCCAGGTGCAGCGCGCCGCGCACGGGGTCCACGCCCCAACCTGGCTGTCCCGGCCTGCCGCCCGCCTTCAGGGCATCTTCCTGCGGGTCGAGGCCAAACTTCACGAAACTCCCCTTGTCGCCATGCACGGCGAAGCGCGCCGTCGGCGCCTTCACCAGGCAGCCGGCTTGCAGCACCACGCGCAAGCGGTCGTAGTACAAAACGATGTGCATATAGTCGACTGCTTGCGCCCCATCGCGCTGCAGGACGATATCGGCGTACAGTTTTTCCGGCTGGCCGAACAGCTGCATGGCCTGGTCCAGCATGTGCGGGCCCAGGTCGTACAGCAAGCCGCCACCGGGTGCGCCAGACTCGCGCCAGCGCTGGCGGATCTCGGGGCGGAAACGGTCGAAATGCGATTCGACGCTGGCGATGCGCCCCAGGGTGCCCTGTGCCAGCAGTGTTTTCAGGGTCAGGAAGTCGCCATCCCAGCGCCGGTTGTGATACACGCTGAGCACCAGCTTGCGTTCCTTGGCCAGGGCGATCAGGGTCTGCGCCTCGGCGCTGGAAATAGTAAATGGCTTGTCGACCACCACGTGCTTGCCCGCCTGCAGGGCCGCCAGGGCCAGGCTGAAATGCGCTTCATTGGGCGCGGCGATGACGACCAGCTCGATCGACGCATCGGCAAACAGCTGCGCCGCTTCCGCATACACGGTCGTATTCGGCCAATCCTTGTGCACGAGCTCCGGTTTGCTGGAGGCGACGGCGGCCAGTTCCAGGGCAGAGACGGTAGACAGGACGGGGGCGTGGAAGGTGGAGCCGGCAAAGCCGTAGCCAACCAGGCCGGTTTTGATCTTGTTCATGGCGGGTTCACAGGTGCGTGGAAGAATCCATGATCATACCCGCAAGCGGGCGGCGGCAGCGCTGCTGCAATGTTGCTACGATGCCGCCGCGCATACATTAGTTCAGGCTCCAGACGTATTGCACCTTGACGCTGGCGCTGACAGGCTTGCCGCCAGCAAGGGCAGGCTTGAACGTACACTTGGCAATGCCGCTGCGCGCCGCCTCGTCGAGGGCCGGATGGCCGCTGCTTTTGACCACGCTCGAGCCCAACACCTTGCCGGAGGCATTGACGTCAAAGGACATGTTGACCGTGCCCTCTTCTTTCGCCTGCAGCGATGCGGCTGGGTAGACCGGTTTGCCGCAGACGCCAAAGTCGATGATGGGCCGGCGCTCCAGTACAGGTGCACTGTCGGCGGCGACGGCCTGGCGGTAGATGCCGAGGCAGGCGCCGGCGAGGGCCAGCAGCGGCACGGCCGCTTTCCAGTTCAAGGTTTGTGGTGCAGGGCGCAGCAATCGTTTGATACGTGACATAAGATCTCCTCCGTTGGCCGCTTGGGCCAGGTGGTGGGTTGAGAACTGGAGACGTTCCAGTTCCGAGAGTGCAAGAGCCAGACGCCGCGGTTCGCCCAGTTGTCTTGCTGCGAAATCATCTGCAATATGTTCGCGTTCGAGGCGCACGCCGCGAGAGATCCACCAGACGGCAGGGTGGAAGAACAGCAGCGTCTCGATGGCGTTTTGCAGCAGGTTGATCAGATAATCGTGGCGCCGGATGTGCGCCAGTTCGTGCGCCAGCAGCGCATCGAGCAGGTGCGGCGGCATGCCGGTGATCAGCGCTGCAGGCACCAGCACCATGGGGCGCCAGATGCCGGCCGTGAGCGGGCTGGCAATGTTGTCGAGCACGCGCAG is from Janthinobacterium sp. 61 and encodes:
- a CDS encoding alpha/beta fold hydrolase is translated as MRFSEDKMASLLCSDQVERPIHIWQPPQPQRPRAVILAIHGGMAHAGDYVTPALTFRQHGFATASFDMVGHDGKRKVDIPSFEAFLDDEELFLAWIKQAYPGLPIFVMGHSMGGLIATHLGLRRFAGDPAIRGFIISSPYYVNAIPVPKVLQMLSGWLAKRYPTMKVPLGNLTMLLTHDQTITARHFQDERDGIRASAASVRFAHALTSAQKELAGGLSDWRFPLFAVVAGDDKLANSRATESLLRSVPEGLLDYHYYPANYHENFNEVNRDVIFAAILAWIEKLLPPVPA
- a CDS encoding YqaE/Pmp3 family membrane protein, coding for MRLLIALILPWLTFFTIGRPIAGIICLILQITLIGWLPATIWAVYALSQYKTDQKIAEAMRRR
- a CDS encoding carboxypeptidase-like regulatory domain-containing protein, with the protein product MAPDRRGTLSLAAVMLAAGLLLGSAVQAQTDSALPPVQKSGAVEYLSGGIGLDESTAIKSASRHWPLSLVFSVQAGGKAEFASDVKLEIHDAKGAQVLETTASGPFLLAKLPPGSYSLRATLAGNTLARKVQVKAGSSARVELVWAAGTNQGRP
- a CDS encoding oxidoreductase; translated protein: MNKIKTGLVGYGFAGSTFHAPVLSTVSALELAAVASSKPELVHKDWPNTTVYAEAAQLFADASIELVVIAAPNEAHFSLALAALQAGKHVVVDKPFTISSAEAQTLIALAKERKLVLSVYHNRRWDGDFLTLKTLLAQGTLGRIASVESHFDRFRPEIRQRWRESGAPGGGLLYDLGPHMLDQAMQLFGQPEKLYADIVLQRDGAQAVDYMHIVLYYDRLRVVLQAGCLVKAPTARFAVHGDKGSFVKFGLDPQEDALKAGGRPGQPGWGVDPVRGALHLGTQPDGHFEHLDMQAGRYQDFYQGMADAIRHGAPAPVAAEDAAATIRLIELALQSAAEGRVLAVS
- a CDS encoding M56 family metallopeptidase — protein: MNGFVPALGWTLLHFLWQGLLIGCATALAWAALRNARPEARYAIGCGALLASLAWPAAGLYLRLAGGDATGALFSSALLPAALLAPDSLPDLDLLLRAVVGVWALCAAVLAVRMALGMLWIERSARNTGATHPQLQTRLSRMAQHAGVGRPVRLRVLDNIASPLTAGIWRPMVLVPAALITGMPPHLLDALLAHELAHIRRHDYLINLLQNAIETLLFFHPAVWWISRGVRLEREHIADDFAARQLGEPRRLALALSELERLQFSTHHLAQAANGGDLMSRIKRLLRPAPQTLNWKAAVPLLALAGACLGIYRQAVAADSAPVLERRPIIDFGVCGKPVYPAASLQAKEEGTVNMSFDVNASGKVLGSSVVKSSGHPALDEAARSGIAKCTFKPALAGGKPVSASVKVQYVWSLN